The genomic window TGACGTCACCACCGGTGCGAGCAATGATTTTCAGAAAGCGACCGAACTTGCGCGCCGGATGGTGACGCAGTACGGGATGAGCGATCTGGGTCCGATTCAGTTCGGACGAGGAAGCCACCAGGTGTTTCTTGGACGCGATTTCGGCGAGGAGCGCAACTACTCGGAGGAGGTCGCGAGCAAGATCGACGCCGAGGTGCGCCGGATCATCGAGTCGTGCTATGACCGCGGGCGCACGATTCTCACAGAGAACTGGGATAAAGTCGAGCGCATGGTCCGCTCACTGCTCGAATACGAAACGGTCGACGCCGAAGAAGTTCGCGCGATCCTCGAGAACAAGCCCTACGATCGCAACGACTCGGGAGGCAGCGTGGTCGCCTCGGACTCCGGCCCGCCGGAGCGTCCTCCCGAGGAGCCGCAGCGCGAGAAGCCTTCGCGCATTCCGCCCACGATTCGGCCGGAGCCGGCCTGATGCGCCGGCCACTCCTTTTCGCAGCGGCGCTGGCCCTGATGCTCGCGCCGCTGGCCGCGTCTGCAGCCGGCGAACCTTCGGCCGGTCCGCTCCCGCACGGGGGCAACTATCTGATCGATCGCGACGCGACGCTCGCCTCGGCGGCGGTCGACGTGTGGTTTCGGGCGCCCGGGGCCGGGTATGACAATGACTCGCCCGGCATCTCGCGCTTGGCCGCGACGGCCGCAGCTGCGACGACGCTCGAGAGCGGGAGATCGCTGGTGAGCTTGGTGCGTTCACTGGGTGGGCGCCTCACGATCAACGTCTATCCCGATCTGGTCGGCGTGAGCGCGAGCGTACCCGCTTCCGCCGCACGCCGCGTGGTTGCGGCGATGAGCGCGGCGTACTTCGCGCCGGCGATCGACGAGGACGCGTTCAAGATCGCCGATACCGACGTCGCCGTGCTGAGCGCGCAGGAGCACTATTCGTCCGACGATCTGTTGCACGACGCGCTCTTCGCGCAGCTCTTTGCGGCCGGCCCGGCACATTATCCCCCGATTCCCGCCGACGTGACCGACGTCAAAGACATCACGCTCGCACAGCTCAATGCCTTCGCGAAACGCGCATTCCGTTCATCGAACGCAACGTTCACGCTCGCGGGTAACGTCGATGCCTCGCTGCTCGGCGCGATCACCGACGGCACACCGGGACCGGCCGAATCACCGATCGGCTCGACGGTGGCCGGCACGCCGGCCGATCGTACGATCACCGCCGCGGTTTCCGGCGAGGGCCTGGCGTGGTCCGGCCCGCCGATTAGCGACGAGCGCGCGGCGACCGCGATGGACTTTATCGCCGACTATCTCTTCCGCGACCAGACCGGCCTCGTGAGCAAAGAGATCGATCCTACGAGCGATCAGTACGTAAACGGGCAGTTCATCACGCTGCACGATCCGGGGGTCATGCTCGTTACCATCGGCGGCTCGAAGCCGGATGCGATCGAGGCGCAAGTGCTCGCGGCGATCGCGAAGCTCGAGCAGCCGCTCGATCCCGCATCGTTCGCCGCGGCGCGTGAGGCGTTCTTATATCATCTTGCCTCCGACACGCAAACCCCCATCGAACAGGCGGACAACCTGGGGTGGTATTACGCCGAAGGAAACGGCAATTACGCGCCGAGTCAAAATGAAAGCACGTACTGGAAAACAGCGCGTTCGCTCGATCCGCAATTCGTCGCCTCGGTCGTCAAGAAATATCTCGCTCATCCGGTCGTCGTTCACCTGATCACCGCGACGAGTAAGGAATCGGCCTCGTGAAATTCATTCTTGCCGCGCTCGCGGCTTTCGTACTGCTTGCCGCCGCACCGTCCGTTACGCCCCCTGCCGGCTCCGTCCCGGTCGTCACGCGCAACGGCGGCGTCACGATGATCACCCAACAAGATTCGGCTGCGCCGCTGCTTCACGTCGTGTACGTCGTACGCGCCGGGCTCGACCGCCAGTCGCTCTCACAGAACGGCGTAGCTGCGCTGACCGCCCAAACGATCGTGCTGACGCCGGTGAACGGCGTCCCGCTCGAAGATGCGATCGCGGGAGCAGGGGGCTCGATCGCCTTCACGATCGATCCGACCGACGTGCGCTTCGAGATCGAGTCGCTGCCCGAGGATGCGAACCGCGTGCTGGCCCTTGCGCGCACCGCGCTCGCGGCACCGGCGTTCGATGCCGCGACCGTGCGCGCGGCGCGCTCGAAATTGATCGCGCGCATCGCCGAGAACCAGCAAATCGCGTTTCAGGTCGGACTCGACATGCTCAGTTCGACCCTCGCAACGTCCGCCAACGCCGGTCTGCCCGAGCTCGGTCTTCCGGCGGCGCTTGCCCAACTCGGACCCGACGACGTGCGTTCGTTCTACGGAACGTATTATCGCCGGGGCGGTTCGTATGTGAGCGCGGCGGGGCGCATCGATGCGCTGGCTGCCGGTACGCTCGAGCAGTTCGGGAATACCCTGGCCGAAGGCAGCACCTCGCCGGTGAGCGTGAAGCTGCCAAAACTCGAGGGCGCCTCGCGGCAACTGGTCGCCGAACGCGATATCGCGGCGCCGTGGCTGATCGCGCAGTATCCCGCGCCGTCGGTTGCCAGCAAAGATTTCGGACCGATGCTCGTGCTCGCGACGTTCATGCAGCGCACGCTCTCCGATATGGCCGATGTCCCGGGCGTCGTATCGCCGACCTACGCTTCGCGTGCGGTCGGTACGCTCTATCAGTACGAGAATCCCGAGCCGAATCTCGTCCTCTACGTGAACGGCGGGATCGGGAATCCGAACCGCTCTTTCTCGACCGCGCTCTCGATCGCGAGCATTCTCGCTTCCACCAAGCTCGAGGGTTCGATCGATCAATTCAAGGCGATGGCCTCGGGTGATTTCATCAGCAGCACGAACACGCTGGAGGCGCGCGCTTGGCTCGCGGTCGTGTACGACGAAGCGGGTCAGCAGCCCGACTACCTCTCGCGCACGCTCGACGCCATCGCGCAGACCACGCCGGCCGATCTGCAGCGCGTGGCACGTGAATATCTGACCAACCCAACGATCGCGTTGGTCCTCCCGAGAGAGGACTCCTGAGCCTATTCGCGTTGCGCTGGTTCATGATTATTTAAATCAGCGCGGCGGTGCGGAACGCGTTTTCGCGCATATCGCTCGCGCGTGGCCGCAGGCCCCGATTTATACCGCGCTCTACGACAGGGCAACGGTCGGCGATCTGATCGCACCCGAACGTGTGCACACGTCGTTCCTCGCGCGGATTCCCACCGCCAATCGGAGCTTTCGCTATTTCGCGCCGCTCTATCCGCGAGCGTTCGAAGCTTTCGACCTAAACGCATACGATCTCATCATCAGCTCGACCAGCGCATGGGCCAAGGGCGTGCGCTTTCGCGCCGGCGCGCGACATGTCTGTTTCATCCACACCGTCAGCCGGTTTCTGTTCGATTACGAACGGTACGTCGGGGGATTTGGTTTGGCGCGCTTTGCCCGGCCGATGGTGGATTCGCTGGTCCGTTGGGATCTCGAAGCCGCGACACGGCCGACCCGATACGTAGCCAACAGCCGCACGGTTGCGCTGCGCGTGCGCGATTTCTATAACCGTGATGCCGACGTACTGCATTCGCCCGCAGACGTCGATCGCTTTACCGTCGGAAGCGGCGCGGGCGATTACTTTTTCATCGCGTCGCGCTTGTTGCCGTACAAGCGCATCGACCTGGCGATCGACGCGGCTGCGCTTGCCGGCGTGAAGCTTTTCGTCGCCGGCGACGGACCGGCGATGCCGCAGCTGCGGCAGCGCGCGCGCGGAACGACGACGACGATGCTGGGGTTCCTCGACGACCGGGCGATAAACGATTTGATGGGCGACGCGATCGCCGCGATCGTACCCGGGGAAGAAGATCTCGGGCTCGTGCCGATCGAAGCCGCCGCGGCCGGCCGTCCGACGATCGCGTTTCGCGCAGGGGGCGCCCGTGAGACGGTGATCGAGGGCGAGACCGGTGCGTTCTTCGATCGAGCCAGCGCGCAATCGCTGGCTGCGGTCTTGCGCACCTTCGATCCGCGCCGATACGATCCGGCCCGCCTGCGCGCGCATGCGGAATCCTTCGCACCGTCGCGCTTCATCGAACGCTTGCGGGCTATCGTCGACCAAACCACGGACGATTAGCGGGTTGCCGTTCGTTTCGTGGTAGAATGGGCCATCTGTTGCTTTCTATCGGAGGGCTCTTGTGAAGAGACTCGCTCTTAGCTGCAGCGTTGTTGCCGCAGCGTTTCTCCTCGCGGTCCAACCCGCGTTTGCGGCCAGAATCTACAACTTTCTTCCGGTCCCGGTGTTCGTTCGCGCACCCGGGCTGAGTATCCAGACCCTCAACCTCGCTCCGGGGGAGCGAAGCGGCAGCCTGAGCTGGACCAAATCGTACGGTGTCCAAGTTCAATCGACGACCGTAGCCCGCATGCTGTGCAACATCAACTACGGTCTGATGCGAGCCGATATGCAAGGCGGAAACTACATGACGATCGGACATCAGGGCAATCAGGTGATCTGCACCGTGTGCAATTCGAGTCACAATCAAATACACCGGGGATCCGGTACCGCTCCCGCGGACTTGTGGGATGCGAAGAGGTATCCGTCCAGCCGCACCGGGTGCTGATTCTCAAGTCCTCTCAGCGCGCCGTCAGCGCGCCCGTCAACACTCCGAGCGTGAGCCGTGCCGGCGCGTGCCGGTCGATACGGGCGGCGCGCGCGAGCGATCGCGCGCGCAGCGTGTGGCGGAGCCCGCCGTCGCGCGCGAGCCGCTGCAGCTCGCTCGCCCATGCCTCGACGTCGAACGGCGCCACGAGCATCGCGGCGCCGTCGCACGCCTCGGGGAGGGCGCTCGCGTTACTGGCGATCACCGGTGCGCCGCAGGCCATCGCCTCGACCGCCATCAAGCCGTAGCCTTCGGCGCTCGAAGGCACCGCAACCGCGAGTGCGCCGCTATACAAGCAGCGCAGCTCCTCGTCGTTCGGCTGAACCGTCGCAAGCGGCGTGTTTCCCGCGATCACGAGTTCGCATTCGCCCGCGGCAAATGCGCGTTCGAACGCGCGTACGAGCGTGGCGAGATTCTTGCGCTCTTCGGGGCCGCCGACGACCAGAATGTACGGTGCCCGGCGCGGCGGCTCCACCGGCTTCCAATACGGGTCGGGCACCGGATGAATCACCTTGAACGAAGCGGAATCGACGCGGAAAACGCGGGCGAGCTCGCGCGCGGACCAATACGAATTGGCCGTTCGCACGTCGGCGCGGCGCATCGCGCGCCGGATCGGCCGCTGCTCGCGCAGGCGCGCGATCCATTGGGAATGCGGCTGCGTAAAGGCGAAGGCGTCGTGAAAGAGCGCCACGCTGCGCGCGCCGCGGACCGCAAAGCGCAGCGCGTTCCACGGATACCACGCCGCGTCGTAACGGCCGCGAGCATCGGTCCGCACCGCGTAGGAGAGTTCGCGTTCGAGAAGAGGCACGTGCTCGGACTTACGCACGATCAGCGTGACTTCGAGATCCGCTTCGTCGTGCCAATCATCGAGCACCCGGCGCACGTAGCGCCCCATCCCGCGGCGATCGTCGACCAAATTCCAGGCGTCGACCGCGACGCGCATCATTTCACGACTTGCGGTGAAAAAACAAGCAGCGCGATGATCGTGTATGAATTGAAAAGCCCGTGAGTGATCATCGAGGCGAAGATGTTGTTGGTGCGATAATAGACGAAAGCGAGAACGACACCGCCGAGGGCGAGCGGAAGCGCGGCGATCGGATCGCCGTGGACGAAGCCGAAACACGCTCCGCTGATCGCGGCTCCCGCCCAAAAGCCGAAGTATCGTCGTGACGCATTGAAGAGAAAGGCGCGAAAGATCGTCTCTTCCATGAACGGCGCCAGCACGACGGCGAAGGTGATGAAAGCAAAGAGCAGCCGCGGATCGTGCAGTTGGCGCAGCATCGCGACCGACTGCTGGTCCGCAGTCGAATGCAGCGCGCTCTGGATCAGCGACGCCGCGCCGTTGGCGACCAGTGCCATCACCAACGAACCAAAGAACGCGACCACGAGATCGCGCGGCGAAAGCGCGCGAAAACCGAGCTGCCGCAGCGAGAGTCCGGCGACCTTCGGGAGCGTGACGAGGACGATGAGGAAGAGCACGCCTTCGACCGTGAGCGTGAGCAGGATCGAGCCGATGACGACGAGCGGATTCGCTAGTTCTTGTTTAGGGATCTGGACCGCGCCGGACTGGAGCATCTGCCACAAACCGAAAGCGAGCAGCGGAAGGATGACGATCACGAGCAGCGCGATCGTCGGTCCGCTTCGGAAGCTATCGCTGGGCCAGGAGGTCGGCCAATCGGCAAAACGCTTGGAGATCGAGTTGTTCACCACGTGACTCCGCAGGTAAGCCGCTCGCCGCAATCGCTTGCGCGATCGCATTGCGGTCGAGACCGAGTGCGAGGGTCAAGCTGTTGACGAGCGTCTTGCGGCGGTACGCGAACGCGCCGCGTACGACCTTCCGGAACAGTTCGAGATCGTGCGGCGCAACGAGCGGTTCGTTTCGGCGTGTAAGTGAAACGACCGTCGAATCGACCTTGGGCGCCGGATAGAACGCGCGCGGTCCGAGCGTGAACGCACGCTCGACGCGCATCGCCCGCTGCACGGCGAGCGAAAGACTACCGTACGCAGGCGTGCTCGGCTTGGCATCGATGCGGTCGGCGACGTCTTTCTGTATCATCGCCACGATGCGCTCGGGACCGCCTTCCATCTCGACGAATTGCATGAGCAGCGGCGTTGCGATATTGTACGGAAGGTTGCCCGCCGCTCGCCACGGACCGCTTTGCGCGAAGGAGGCATAATCGTAGGTCATCGCATCAGTCCGCACGATGTCGGCGGCAGCGAGGTCGCCTCGATCGTTCAAGATCGCGACGAGCGCGGGGTCGATCTCCAGCGCGCAGACGCGCGCACCGGCTTCGAGTAGGGCGAACGTCAGCGTCCCGGTGCCCGCACCGATTTCAACGACCGGCGTGCCGGGCGCCGCGTCCTCGCAGGCCAGGCGCGCGATGCGTCCCGCCGCTGCGGCGTCCATGAGGAAATTCTGTCCGAATTTTTTGCGTGGACGCACACCTCGCCGCGCCAGTAAGGCGCGCGCGTTTATTTCAGACGGTATACCGTTACCGCCCGCCGGCCGAAGTTCACCGCGGCGCGATCGGATTCGAATCCGAGATCGATCCGATAGCCCACGATCGCTCCACCGGTGTCACCGGCGATCGCGTATCCGTATCCGGGAATGTAAAGCCTCGAACCGAGCGGGATCACCCGCGGATCGACTGCGACGACGCCGTGACCCGCTCGCGTACCGGTCGCCGTGATCCCGCTGCAACCGCCGCCGCAGTACGGCGTATACGCGGTTGCGACCATTTGCATCGACTCGGCTGCACCGACGGCCACGATATGGGGATGCGGTTTGCGTAGAACGCGCGACCGGATCACCGTGGCGCGTACGTCGCCGTTCGGATGTTGAATGAATGAAACGACGACTTCACGCACGCCCGGTCTACCCGGGTTGATAACTTTCGATTTCCCCGGAACGACCGAGAAATCGACTCGCCGAATCGTCGGTACAGGGATCACACGATGCTCGATACGCTGCCACGTCAGATAGTGATCGATTCGCACGACGCCGCCCGGCGGTACCGCGGCGCTGAGCGCGGGTTTGACGCTGTCGTATCTCCCGAGACGAACATTTTCCGCGGCGAGCAGCGATGCAACGTTGGGCGCAGCGGTAACGATGCGTTCGCGACGCTTTCCGTCGACGATCGTTACGGCGACCGCAGGACGATATTCGATCGACATGCGATCCGATAGCGGCGTGTCTGCCGCGGGCGAGACGTAATCGCGGAGGGCGATCGTGATCCCGTGTTGGCGCAGAAAATCGCCGACCGTCGCGGCCGTGGTCTCCGCCTCGCTCGTCATCTGCGGGGTGTTGAAGATCACGAGGTGAGATACCGTGCTGCCTGCATATGCCGGCGACGGAGAGGTGAGAAAACCGGCCCACACCAGGCCGGCGGTCAAGACGCTTGCGGCAAGCAAATGGCTGCGCCGCAGGGGGCCGCGTCCTATCAACCCGAGGTCCTTTCTGTCCCAGCCCCGCATCGGCCGCACCGCACACACCGCAAGTGGCGCACGAATGCCGCAGGCTGAACCAACAGTAGGTTGTAAATCGGCGATAGTAGCCCAGTGCTGATGGGCTTGGTCCCTGGAAGGAAACGCCGTGGTGGCGGACCCGAAGGGTTCCGCAAAATGGTCGCTTGTTGGGTGCGCGACCGGTAACCCGGGCACTATAGCACGCCCGCTGCTTGCTCGCACTATGCCGAAAGTCGCAATTCTCGCAGGAGAGACCTTTTTTGGAGCGGCCGCGGCGCGAACGGCGAAGGAAGCCGCGTGAGTCACCTCCGCCTGGGCTTTTTTACCGAGATCTATCGGCCCGCAGTCAACGGCGTGGTGGCCTCGGTCGAGACGCTCGCCGAGGGTTTGCGCGAACGCGGCCACGAGGTGTACTGCTTTGCACCAAGTATGCCGGGCGGCGCGCGGAGCGACGGCGACGTGTTTCGTCTTCCCTCGCTTCCGCTGCCGACTGCACCCTATCGCCTAACGTTGCCGCTGGTCGGCCGGCGCAACGTCAACAACGTGATCAAACGTCTGGCCTTGATCCACGTTCACTCGCTTTTCGTAACCGGTTGGGCCGGCTTACGGTATGCGCGGCGTTACGGCATGCCGATCGTGTACACGTACCACACGCAGCTCGAAGCCTACGCGCATTACATTCCATTCGAGCCGAAGGCGACGCGTTTTGCCGCCTCCCAGCTCACCCGTACCTTTTGCAACCTGGTCGATGGGGTGGTCGCCCCGACGCCCGCGATCGCCCGGCATCTGCGGGACCTGGGCGTGGAGGCCCGGATCGACGTGGTACCGAGCGGCATCGACGTCGATCGCTTTGCGGCGGGACGGCGCGAAGCGCGCCTGCGCCGCGGGCTTGGCGTCCCTTCCGGCGGGCGGCTGCTGGTGTGCGTCACCCGGCTGGCGCGTGAGAAGAACGTCGAGTTGCTGCTGCGCGCGCTGGCGGAGAGCGGCGACCCCGCGACCGCACTCGCCATTGCCGGCGACGGCCCGCAGCGGGACGAGCTCGAGCACTTGGCGGTCGACGTTGGCGTTGCCGACCGCGTGGTCTTCCTCGGCGTCGTCGCGGCGGCCGAGTTGCCCGATCTCTATGCGAGCGCGGACGCGTTCGTTTTTCCGAGTACGACCGAGACGCAGGGCTTGGTCCAGGCCGAAGCGCTAGCCGCCGGGGCGCTGGTGATCGCCGCCGACACCCCGCCCAACCGCGAGGTTCTCGGGGATGCTGCGCGCATCGTTGCTCCCGACCCGGCCGCGTTTGCGCGCGCCTTTCGCGATATTCCCCGCGTGCCCGACGCCGCCGTCGCGCGGCGCGCCAAAGCCGCCGCGCAGCGGTTCTCTGCGGCGCGGCAGGTCAGCCGCATGATCGAGCTCTACGAGAGCCTCCTTGCCCGAGATCCGGGCCGTCTTGACGGCGCGAACACACGTTCGATATCATAGCACTATGGTGCAGGCTCAGCTCGGATACGCCGCCGATGGATTGGGGGAGGGAATTGCCTACGCGCGCCTGACGACGCGGGCGGGAGAGCGGCTTGTGCGAGTCGCCTTCCGCGTCCCGCGCCGGTGCGGTCGAGACGATCGGGTGATCGCCTACGCGGCGCTGACGGCCATCGCTTCGATGCTCCGCGAACATGGGCTGGAGCGCGCGTCGTTCGCGCTTCCCGACGCGGAACTGGTGGCCGACTGTCACGATCGTCGCGAGGTTCCGCCCCCGCTGGTCATCCCGTACGTGCGGCTGCGTTGCGCGCTCAATCGCTTTGCCGGATACGAATTGCGCGTAGCGGAAGATCTCGACCTCGAGGGCCGCGCGCGCGCCGAACTGGTGTTGCATCCCGCCGCGTAATCGTCTTGCCCCCGGCGCCGGATCGGACGCGGCCGGGCGGCCTGAGGTCACGGCGAGGTCGTCAAGATTGCGGCTTCCCGGAGGACATGATATAGTAAGCGCGTTTAATCCCCCGTACCTATGAATCGACGCTCGCGAGGCAGCCTCGCCCGTGATAGTGTCGCGTGTTTCATGCGTACGACTCTACGAGAGAGACACTCCTCTGCAAACGGAACATCGCCCTAACGATAATGGACGGCCGCAGAGTGGTGGTCGCCGCCGCCGCTCCCGCCGCAGACACCATTTCAACCAACAATTTCCCCAACACGACCAGTTTCCTCAAGCGGAAACCGGGCCGCCGCTTTTGACCGCCGCCGACCTCGAAACGAAGAAGAAGGCGGAGCTCGTCGAGATCGCCGAGACCAACGAAGTCCCGCTCGGCAACCCGACGACGATGAAAAAGGACGAGATCGTCGCTGCGATTCTCACCGCCCAGCAGCAGCGCTCGGGCGTCGAGATGGCAAGCGGCATCCTCGACATCCTTCCCGAGGGCTACGGCTTCTTGCGCCGCGGCGGCTACGTGATCGGTAACGACGACATCTACGTCAGTCAGTCGCAGATCCGGCGCTTCGAGTTGCGGCGCGGCGACATGGTCGAAGGCCAAGTCCGCCGTCCCAAGGAGAGCGAGAAGTACTACGGGCTCATTCGCGTCGATCGCGTCAACGATTTCGATCCGGAAGCCATCAAGGGCCGGCGCACGTTCGAAAAGGGCACGCCGATCTACCCGAACGAGCGGTTCAAGCTCGAGGTGCGCTCGACCCAGCTTTCGACCCGCGTCATCGATTTGTTCTGCCCGATCGGCAAGGGTCAGCGCGCGTTGATCGTTTCGCCTCCGAAGGCCGGTAAGACGACGCTGCTCAAGAACATCGCGAATTCGATTTCGATCAACCATCCCGATGCGCACATCATCGCGCTGCTCGTGGACGAACGGCCGGAAGAAGTAACCGACATGCAGCGTACGGTCGACGGCGAAGTCGTTGCGTCGACCTTCGACGAGCACCCCGAGAATCACACGGCCGTCGCCGAGCTGACGATGGAACGCGCGAAGCGCTTGGTCGAACTTGGTAAGGACGTGGTGATCTTGCTCGACTCGATCACGCGTCTGGCTCGTGCCTACAACCAGGTCGTGGCGAGCTCGGGCCGCACGCTCTCCGGCGGTCTCGATACCGCCTCGCTCCACAAACCCAAGCGCTTCTTCGGCGCCGCGCGCAAGATCGAAGAGGGCGGTTCGCTCACGATCATCGCGACCGCGCTGATCGAAACCGGCTCCAAGATGGATGACGTGATCTTCGAAGAGTTCAAGGGCACGGGTAACATGGAGCTCAACCTGACGCGCAAACTGGCCGAATCGCGGGTCTTCCCGGCGATCGACATCAAGCGTTCGGGTACGCGCCACGAAGAACTTCTGCTCACGACCGAAGAGATGCGCAAGATCTGGATGCTGCGCCGTGCGACGTCGGTACTCAACACCGGGGATATCACGGAAATCATTCTGGACAAGATGGCGCAGACGCGCACGAACGACGAGTTCCTGCAGTCGGTTACCAAAGAAGCGCTCTCGATGTCGCGCGGGTATGACGAATCCAACGGAAACGGCAGCAAATACTAGGCTTTATCGGACAAAGCTGAAGCTTTGTCCGATAAAGCCGCGTGGCTCGCTGGACTTTATCCGTCAAAGCTAAAGCTTTGCCGTCTAAAGTCGCTCGCTCACGCTGCGCTGGTATCGTTATCGACGTATGCGGCTGAACAAATACATCGCGCAGGCGGGCGTTGCGTCGAGGCGGCGTGCCGACGAATTGATCGCGCGGGGAAAGGTGCGGGTCAACGGCAAGGTCGTCCGGGAACTGGGCACGATCGTCGTGCCCGAGGATCTCGTCGACGTGAGCGGCACCGCCATCAGGCCGGTCGAGGAGAGCGCCTATCTGGTGCTACACAAGCCGGCGGGCGTCATGACGACGATGCGGGATCCGCAAGGTCGCCGTACGGTTGCTGATCTGCTTCCCAAGCGCACGCCGCGCCTGGTACCCGTCGGACGGCTGGACTACGATACGGCAGGCGTACTGCTCATGACGAACGACGGCGATCTGACCAATCGATTGCTGCATCCGCGCTACGGCGTGGAGAAGACCTATCGGGCGACGATCGGCGGGAGGCTTTCACCGGAAGAGGTCAAGCGCGTGCACGAAGGCGTGACGCTCGATCGCGGCGAGCGCGCGGAGGCTGCCAAGGTTCGGGTGGTCGCGGTGCGGGCGGGTACGTCCGTGATCGACGTCACCGTCCACGAGGGCCGCAACCGCCAGGTCCGTCGCATGTTCGAGTCGCTCGGCCACCCGGTGCAGGCGCTGGTACG from Candidatus Baltobacteraceae bacterium includes these protein-coding regions:
- a CDS encoding glycosyltransferase yields the protein MVHDYLNQRGGAERVFAHIARAWPQAPIYTALYDRATVGDLIAPERVHTSFLARIPTANRSFRYFAPLYPRAFEAFDLNAYDLIISSTSAWAKGVRFRAGARHVCFIHTVSRFLFDYERYVGGFGLARFARPMVDSLVRWDLEAATRPTRYVANSRTVALRVRDFYNRDADVLHSPADVDRFTVGSGAGDYFFIASRLLPYKRIDLAIDAAALAGVKLFVAGDGPAMPQLRQRARGTTTTMLGFLDDRAINDLMGDAIAAIVPGEEDLGLVPIEAAAAGRPTIAFRAGGARETVIEGETGAFFDRASAQSLAAVLRTFDPRRYDPARLRAHAESFAPSRFIERLRAIVDQTTDD
- a CDS encoding glycosyltransferase family 1 protein translates to MMRVAVDAWNLVDDRRGMGRYVRRVLDDWHDEADLEVTLIVRKSEHVPLLERELSYAVRTDARGRYDAAWYPWNALRFAVRGARSVALFHDAFAFTQPHSQWIARLREQRPIRRAMRRADVRTANSYWSARELARVFRVDSASFKVIHPVPDPYWKPVEPPRRAPYILVVGGPEERKNLATLVRAFERAFAAGECELVIAGNTPLATVQPNDEELRCLYSGALAVAVPSSAEGYGLMAVEAMACGAPVIASNASALPEACDGAAMLVAPFDVEAWASELQRLARDGGLRHTLRARSLARAARIDRHAPARLTLGVLTGALTAR
- a CDS encoding type II CAAX endopeptidase family protein translates to MNNSISKRFADWPTSWPSDSFRSGPTIALLVIVILPLLAFGLWQMLQSGAVQIPKQELANPLVVIGSILLTLTVEGVLFLIVLVTLPKVAGLSLRQLGFRALSPRDLVVAFFGSLVMALVANGAASLIQSALHSTADQQSVAMLRQLHDPRLLFAFITFAVVLAPFMEETIFRAFLFNASRRYFGFWAGAAISGACFGFVHGDPIAALPLALGGVVLAFVYYRTNNIFASMITHGLFNSYTIIALLVFSPQVVK
- the rsmA gene encoding 16S rRNA (adenine(1518)-N(6)/adenine(1519)-N(6))-dimethyltransferase RsmA, which translates into the protein MDAAAAGRIARLACEDAAPGTPVVEIGAGTGTLTFALLEAGARVCALEIDPALVAILNDRGDLAAADIVRTDAMTYDYASFAQSGPWRAAGNLPYNIATPLLMQFVEMEGGPERIVAMIQKDVADRIDAKPSTPAYGSLSLAVQRAMRVERAFTLGPRAFYPAPKVDSTVVSLTRRNEPLVAPHDLELFRKVVRGAFAYRRKTLVNSLTLALGLDRNAIAQAIAASGLPAESRGEQLDLQAFCRLADLLAQR
- a CDS encoding ubiquitin-like domain-containing protein; this encodes MIGRGPLRRSHLLAASVLTAGLVWAGFLTSPSPAYAGSTVSHLVIFNTPQMTSEAETTAATVGDFLRQHGITIALRDYVSPAADTPLSDRMSIEYRPAVAVTIVDGKRRERIVTAAPNVASLLAAENVRLGRYDSVKPALSAAVPPGGVVRIDHYLTWQRIEHRVIPVPTIRRVDFSVVPGKSKVINPGRPGVREVVVSFIQHPNGDVRATVIRSRVLRKPHPHIVAVGAAESMQMVATAYTPYCGGGCSGITATGTRAGHGVVAVDPRVIPLGSRLYIPGYGYAIAGDTGGAIVGYRIDLGFESDRAAVNFGRRAVTVYRLK
- a CDS encoding glycosyltransferase; translated protein: MSHLRLGFFTEIYRPAVNGVVASVETLAEGLRERGHEVYCFAPSMPGGARSDGDVFRLPSLPLPTAPYRLTLPLVGRRNVNNVIKRLALIHVHSLFVTGWAGLRYARRYGMPIVYTYHTQLEAYAHYIPFEPKATRFAASQLTRTFCNLVDGVVAPTPAIARHLRDLGVEARIDVVPSGIDVDRFAAGRREARLRRGLGVPSGGRLLVCVTRLAREKNVELLLRALAESGDPATALAIAGDGPQRDELEHLAVDVGVADRVVFLGVVAAAELPDLYASADAFVFPSTTETQGLVQAEALAAGALVIAADTPPNREVLGDAARIVAPDPAAFARAFRDIPRVPDAAVARRAKAAAQRFSAARQVSRMIELYESLLARDPGRLDGANTRSIS
- the rho gene encoding transcription termination factor Rho, which translates into the protein MSRVSCVRLYERDTPLQTEHRPNDNGRPQSGGRRRRSRRRHHFNQQFPQHDQFPQAETGPPLLTAADLETKKKAELVEIAETNEVPLGNPTTMKKDEIVAAILTAQQQRSGVEMASGILDILPEGYGFLRRGGYVIGNDDIYVSQSQIRRFELRRGDMVEGQVRRPKESEKYYGLIRVDRVNDFDPEAIKGRRTFEKGTPIYPNERFKLEVRSTQLSTRVIDLFCPIGKGQRALIVSPPKAGKTTLLKNIANSISINHPDAHIIALLVDERPEEVTDMQRTVDGEVVASTFDEHPENHTAVAELTMERAKRLVELGKDVVILLDSITRLARAYNQVVASSGRTLSGGLDTASLHKPKRFFGAARKIEEGGSLTIIATALIETGSKMDDVIFEEFKGTGNMELNLTRKLAESRVFPAIDIKRSGTRHEELLLTTEEMRKIWMLRRATSVLNTGDITEIILDKMAQTRTNDEFLQSVTKEALSMSRGYDESNGNGSKY
- a CDS encoding pseudouridine synthase, coding for MRLNKYIAQAGVASRRRADELIARGKVRVNGKVVRELGTIVVPEDLVDVSGTAIRPVEESAYLVLHKPAGVMTTMRDPQGRRTVADLLPKRTPRLVPVGRLDYDTAGVLLMTNDGDLTNRLLHPRYGVEKTYRATIGGRLSPEEVKRVHEGVTLDRGERAEAAKVRVVAVRAGTSVIDVTVHEGRNRQVRRMFESLGHPVQALVRLRFGPVSLGDLPAGHSRELTPRELSALRRAGSQDEEHRAP